In Helianthus annuus cultivar XRQ/B chromosome 9, HanXRQr2.0-SUNRISE, whole genome shotgun sequence, the following are encoded in one genomic region:
- the LOC110876726 gene encoding uncharacterized protein LOC110876726 yields the protein MPPRRSVNNRRNENNDIPIETLIANAVNTAIAGLVPNLLQQLQQNNKNGPPGGNNNNGPQGGNNNNGPQGGNVNPPVAIHDWLDRFQKLKPKSFSTAAAPVEAENWIALIEKNFEVLGVNDEFKVRLASYKLEDDAHRWWKTLKNARGGDNYAAALPWNEFRTLFYQQYFTDADRSEYLREYSSIMQGDDEPIMEFKTRFCRLVNFLGPTAGTLEQQTNTFKWAICDRDRKFILNLRFADINEIVDAVKNLDNNKKHRQRMLDNNRKRPREDNQTNSSFQGGNDQSRDRRHRSDRNYDNQIQQDKQNLPQYRDPPCATCGKPHSGVCCRAERLCFNCGDAGHLVKECPKFNPRANTRGNARLAANDAANTPGMIFG from the coding sequence ATGCCTCCTAGAAGAAGTGTGAACAACCGTCGTAACGAGAATAACGACATCCCTATTGAGACCCTCATTGCTAATGCTGTCAATACGGCTATCGCGGGTTTGGTTCCTAACTTGTTGCAACAGCTTCAGCAAAATAACAAGAATGGGCCACCAGGAGGTAATAACAACAACGGACCACAAGGGGGTAATAACAACAACGGCCCTCAAGGCGGAAATGTTAACCCTCCTGTTGCCATTCATGATTGGCTTGATCGCTTCCAAAAGTTAAAGCCAAAATCGTTTAGTACCGCTGCTGCTCCCGTCGAGGCGGAAAACTGGATTGCTCTTATCGAGAAAAATTTTGAAGTGTTGGGTGTGAATGACGAATTCAAAGTCAGGCTTGCTAGTTACAAATTGGAGGACGATGCTCATAGGTGGTGGAAGACTTTGAAGAATGCTCGTGGCGGAGATAATTATGCAGCCGCACTTCCTTGGAATGAGTTTCGTACATTGTTCTATCAGCAGTATTTCACTGATGCTGACCGCAGTGAATATCTAAGAGAGTATTCCTCTATCATGCAGGGGGACGATGAGCCTATCATGGAGTTTAAAACTCGTTTCTGTCGTTTGGTCAATTTTCTGGGTCCGACTGCAGGTACACTAGAGCAGCAAACCAACACTTTCAAGTGGGCTATATGTGACCGTGATAGGAAGTTTATTCTGAATCTTCGTTTCGCTGATATTAATGAGATTGTTGATGCGGTCAAAAACTTGGATAATAATAAGAAGCATCGCCAGAGGATGTTGGATAATAATCGTAAGCGACCAAGGGAAGATAACCAGACTAATTCTTCTTTTCAAGGTGGCAATGATCAATCTCGAGACCGTAGGCACCGTTCTGACAGGAATTACGACAATCAGAtacaacaagacaaacaaaaCCTGCCACAATATCGTGACCCTCCTTGTGCCACTTGTGGGAAACCTCATAGCGGGGTTTGTTGCCGAGCGGAACGTctctgtttcaattgtggagatgcAGGTCACCTGGTTAAAGAGTGCCCTAAGTTTAACCCTAGAGCTAATACTAGGGGAAATGCCAGACTTGCTGCTAATGATGCCGCTAATACCCCAGGTATGATTTTCGGTTGA